A stretch of the Panthera uncia isolate 11264 chromosome D1, Puncia_PCG_1.0, whole genome shotgun sequence genome encodes the following:
- the SNX19 gene encoding sorting nexin-19 isoform X4 produces MKAETVSSLQETPAESSWSLSNLLSSRKLMTVGIVLGWLMVIHFLVNVWLLCLLSALLAVLGGWLGSNAIVGASGRLHLERFIPVATCPPNPEAERQLEQEINRTIQMIIRDFVSSWYRSVSQEPAFEEEMEAAMRGLVQELRRRMGMVDSHALVQRVLTLCGCHLQSYIQAKEATAEKQSGTVEPSQLWEAYCRATAPHPAVQSPSTEVTYTRGIVNLLLQGLVPKPHLETRTGRHVVVELITCNVILPLISKLSDPDWIHLVLVGIFSKARNNPTGVVKPTSPASALEKPSVPTSLPLIVEVQSLPEVRAPSPAAAPVLLNCSEPEGPSHHSPEVEEGHEAIEGELGGMPEERKVGNNSSHFLQPDIRGPLFLCEELESPLSELSKETIMLMTPGNFLSDRIQDALCALEGPQSLESKNVEASEGIEGAEAEEGPGTETEAGLLVSMLTSCPEIHIDTADKEVEQGDVTSLTALLTDPERTCPPRPSCLEKDLTNGVSSLDPGLPQVLLSSSPTGPVSSATFSFEPLSSPDGPVVIQNLRITGTITAREHSGTGFHPYTLYTVKYETALDGENSSGLQQLAYHTVNRRYREFLNLQTRLEEKSDLRKFIKNVKGPKKLFPDLPFGNMDSDRVEARKSLLESFLKQLCAIPEIANSEEIQEFLALNTDARIAFVKKPFMVSRIDKMVVSAIVDTLKTAFPRSEPQSPTEELSEAETESKPQTEGKKTSKSRLRFSSSKIAPALNITEAPEKILYCFQEGSVESEILSMSGMESFIEKQTKLLEMQPAEVPEKDREQIPKGCVDGYLSDPAVPAQDLSTSDPGTETELADTALDLLLLLLMEQWRWLCTENMQKVLRLVFGTLIQRYCSRNPGGEQMPAELESSLGVTTATRHQQAFDLLPLGHHPGILGSQCLC; encoded by the exons ATGAAGGCAGAGACAGTGTCCTCGTTGCAAGAGACTCCAGCTGAGTCCAGCTGGAGCCTCAGTAACCTGCTGAGTAGCCGGAAGCTGATGACTGTGGGGATCGTGCTCGGCTGGCTCATGGTCATCCACTTTCTGGTCAATGTGTGGCTTCTCTGCCTTCTGTCTGCATTGCTAGCGGTGCTGGGAGGATGGCTGGGCTCAAACGCCATTGTGGGGGCTTCAGGTCGACTGCATCTGGAACGCTTCATCCCAGTGGCCACCTGTCCTCCAAACCCTGAGGCAGAGAGGCAATTGGAACAGGAGATCAACCGCACCATCCAGATGATTATTCGGGACTTTGTGTCTTCCTGGTATCGCTCAGTGAGCCAGGAGCCAGCCtttgaggaagaaatggaggCCGCCATGAGAGGCTTGGTCCAGGAGCTCCGGAGGAGGATGGGCATGGTGGACAGTCATGCTCTTGTTCAGAGGGTTCTGACTCTGTGCGGTTGTCACCTGCAGAGCTATATTCAGGCAAAGGAGGCCACAGCTGAGAAGCAGAGTGGTACAGTCGAGCCCTCCCAGCTCTGGGAGGCTTACTGCCGAGCTACTGCCCCACATCCTGCTGTACAGAGCCCCAGCACTGAGGTCACCTATACACGTGGCATTGTAAATTTGTTACTGCAAGGACTCGTGCCAAAGCCCCACTTGGAGACCCGGACCGGGCGCCATGTTGTGGTGGAACTCATTACTTGCAATGTAATCTTACCACTAATCAGCAAGCTTTCAGATCCCGACTGGATCCACCTTGTACTTGTGGGCATCTTTTCCAAGGCCAGAAATAATCCTACAGGAGTGGTTAAACCAACCTCCCCAGCCAGTGCTCTGGAAAAGCCCTCAGTGCCCACATCTCTGCCTCTGATTGTTGAGGTACAGAGTCTGCCAGAAGTGAGAGCCCCGTCTCCAGCAGCAGCACCAGTGCTACTAAACTGTAGCGAGCCAGAGGGGCCTTCCCACCACTCGCCAGAAGTTGAAGAAGGCCATGAAGCAATAGAGGGAGAATTGGGTGGAAtgccagaagaaagaaaagtaggaaacaacTCATCTCATTTCCTACAGCCAGATATTCGAGGCCCTTTGTTCTTATGTGAAGAGCTGGAGTCTCCATTGTCTGAACTGAGTAAAGAAACCATCATGCTCATGACCCCAGGCAACTTCCTCTCTGACAGGATCCAGGATGCCCTGTGTGCCCTAGAGGGTCCCCAGTCTCTGGAGTCTAAGAATGTTGAGGCATCTGAAGGAATCGAAGGAGCAGAGGCCGAGGAGGGTCCAGGAACAGAAACAGAGGCAGGCCTGCTGGTCTCCATGCTGACTTCCTGCCCAGAGATCCACATTGACACAGCAGACAAGGAAGTAGAGCAAGGAGATGTCACCTCTCTTACAGCTTTGCTGACAGATCCGGAGAGGACCTGCCCCCCACGACCCTCATGCTTAGAGAAGGATCTCACCAATGGCGTGAGCTCCTTAGATCCTGGTCTCCCACAGGTTCTGCTGTCCTCCTCTCCAACCGGTCCTGTCAGCTCAGCCACCTTCAGCTTTGAGCCCCTGAGCAGTCCAGACGGCCCAGTTGTTATCCAGAACCTTCGTATCACTGGTACCATTACTGCTCGAGAGCACAGTGGCACTGGATTCCACCCATACACACTCTACACGGTGAAG TATGAGACAGCTCTGGACGGTGAGAACAGCAGTGGCCTGCAGCAGCTGGCCTACCACACTGTGAATCGCCGCTACCGCGAGTTCCTCAATCTGCAGACACGTCTGGAGGAGAAATCAGATCTACGGAAGTTCATCAAAA acgTAAAGGGTCCTAAAAAGCTCTTTCCAGATCTTCCATTTGGAAACATGGATAGTGACAGAGTAGAAGCCCGTAAGAGCCTCCTGGAATCCTTTCTAAAG CAACTCTGTGCCATTCCAGAGATCGCTAACAGTGAGGAGATACAGGAGTTCCTTGCTCTGAACACAGATGCTCGTATTGCCTTTGTCAAGAAACCATTCATGGTGTCCAGAATAGACAAG ATGGTGGTGAGTGCTATCGTGGACACCTTGAAGACAGCATTTCCTCGCTCTGAACCCCAGAGTCCCACAGAAGAGCTGAGTGAGGCCGAGACAGAAAGCAAGCCCCAGACAGAAGGCAAGAAGACTAGCAA GTCCAGGCTGAGGTTCTCATCCAGTAAGATTGCTCCAGCACTGAATATAACTGAAGCACCTGAGAAGATTCTCTATTGTTTCCAGGAAGGCAGTGTG GAGTCAGAGATCCTATCCATGTCTGGGATGGAGTCCTTTATTGAAAAACAGACAAAGTTACTAGAAATGCAGCCAGCAGAAGTCCCAGAAAAAGACCGTGAACAAATCCCCAAAGGTTGTGTGGATGGTTACTTGTCAGATCCAGCCGTGCCAGCCCAAGACCTCAGCACCAGTGATCCAG GAACAGAGACAGAGCTAGCTGACACAGCCCTGGATCTGCTCCTCTTGCTGCTAATGGAACAGTGGAGATGGCTGTGTACAGAAAACATGCAAAAAGTTCTTCGTCTTGTCTTTGGGACCCTAATTCAGAG
- the SNX19 gene encoding sorting nexin-19 isoform X3 gives MKAETVSSLQETPAESSWSLSNLLSSRKLMTVGIVLGWLMVIHFLVNVWLLCLLSALLAVLGGWLGSNAIVGASGRLHLERFIPVATCPPNPEAERQLEQEINRTIQMIIRDFVSSWYRSVSQEPAFEEEMEAAMRGLVQELRRRMGMVDSHALVQRVLTLCGCHLQSYIQAKEATAEKQSGTVEPSQLWEAYCRATAPHPAVQSPSTEVTYTRGIVNLLLQGLVPKPHLETRTGRHVVVELITCNVILPLISKLSDPDWIHLVLVGIFSKARNNPTGVVKPTSPASALEKPSVPTSLPLIVEVQSLPEVRAPSPAAAPVLLNCSEPEGPSHHSPEVEEGHEAIEGELGGMPEERKVGNNSSHFLQPDIRGPLFLCEELESPLSELSKETIMLMTPGNFLSDRIQDALCALEGPQSLESKNVEASEGIEGAEAEEGPGTETEAGLLVSMLTSCPEIHIDTADKEVEQGDVTSLTALLTDPERTCPPRPSCLEKDLTNGVSSLDPGLPQVLLSSSPTGPVSSATFSFEPLSSPDGPVVIQNLRITGTITAREHSGTGFHPYTLYTVKYETALDGENSSGLQQLAYHTVNRRYREFLNLQTRLEEKSDLRKFIKNVKGPKKLFPDLPFGNMDSDRVEARKSLLESFLKQLCAIPEIANSEEIQEFLALNTDARIAFVKKPFMVSRIDKMVVSAIVDTLKTAFPRSEPQSPTEELSEAETESKPQTEGKKTSKSRLRFSSSKIAPALNITEAPEKILYCFQEGSVESEILSMSGMESFIEKQTKLLEMQPAEVPEKDREQIPKGCVDGYLSDPAVPAQDLSTSDPGTETELADTALDLLLLLLMEQWRWLCTENMQKVLRLVFGTLIQRWLEVQVANLTCPQRWVQYLRLLQESIWPGGVLPKYPRPVRTQEQKVAAEKQALQSLMGILPEQVM, from the exons ATGAAGGCAGAGACAGTGTCCTCGTTGCAAGAGACTCCAGCTGAGTCCAGCTGGAGCCTCAGTAACCTGCTGAGTAGCCGGAAGCTGATGACTGTGGGGATCGTGCTCGGCTGGCTCATGGTCATCCACTTTCTGGTCAATGTGTGGCTTCTCTGCCTTCTGTCTGCATTGCTAGCGGTGCTGGGAGGATGGCTGGGCTCAAACGCCATTGTGGGGGCTTCAGGTCGACTGCATCTGGAACGCTTCATCCCAGTGGCCACCTGTCCTCCAAACCCTGAGGCAGAGAGGCAATTGGAACAGGAGATCAACCGCACCATCCAGATGATTATTCGGGACTTTGTGTCTTCCTGGTATCGCTCAGTGAGCCAGGAGCCAGCCtttgaggaagaaatggaggCCGCCATGAGAGGCTTGGTCCAGGAGCTCCGGAGGAGGATGGGCATGGTGGACAGTCATGCTCTTGTTCAGAGGGTTCTGACTCTGTGCGGTTGTCACCTGCAGAGCTATATTCAGGCAAAGGAGGCCACAGCTGAGAAGCAGAGTGGTACAGTCGAGCCCTCCCAGCTCTGGGAGGCTTACTGCCGAGCTACTGCCCCACATCCTGCTGTACAGAGCCCCAGCACTGAGGTCACCTATACACGTGGCATTGTAAATTTGTTACTGCAAGGACTCGTGCCAAAGCCCCACTTGGAGACCCGGACCGGGCGCCATGTTGTGGTGGAACTCATTACTTGCAATGTAATCTTACCACTAATCAGCAAGCTTTCAGATCCCGACTGGATCCACCTTGTACTTGTGGGCATCTTTTCCAAGGCCAGAAATAATCCTACAGGAGTGGTTAAACCAACCTCCCCAGCCAGTGCTCTGGAAAAGCCCTCAGTGCCCACATCTCTGCCTCTGATTGTTGAGGTACAGAGTCTGCCAGAAGTGAGAGCCCCGTCTCCAGCAGCAGCACCAGTGCTACTAAACTGTAGCGAGCCAGAGGGGCCTTCCCACCACTCGCCAGAAGTTGAAGAAGGCCATGAAGCAATAGAGGGAGAATTGGGTGGAAtgccagaagaaagaaaagtaggaaacaacTCATCTCATTTCCTACAGCCAGATATTCGAGGCCCTTTGTTCTTATGTGAAGAGCTGGAGTCTCCATTGTCTGAACTGAGTAAAGAAACCATCATGCTCATGACCCCAGGCAACTTCCTCTCTGACAGGATCCAGGATGCCCTGTGTGCCCTAGAGGGTCCCCAGTCTCTGGAGTCTAAGAATGTTGAGGCATCTGAAGGAATCGAAGGAGCAGAGGCCGAGGAGGGTCCAGGAACAGAAACAGAGGCAGGCCTGCTGGTCTCCATGCTGACTTCCTGCCCAGAGATCCACATTGACACAGCAGACAAGGAAGTAGAGCAAGGAGATGTCACCTCTCTTACAGCTTTGCTGACAGATCCGGAGAGGACCTGCCCCCCACGACCCTCATGCTTAGAGAAGGATCTCACCAATGGCGTGAGCTCCTTAGATCCTGGTCTCCCACAGGTTCTGCTGTCCTCCTCTCCAACCGGTCCTGTCAGCTCAGCCACCTTCAGCTTTGAGCCCCTGAGCAGTCCAGACGGCCCAGTTGTTATCCAGAACCTTCGTATCACTGGTACCATTACTGCTCGAGAGCACAGTGGCACTGGATTCCACCCATACACACTCTACACGGTGAAG TATGAGACAGCTCTGGACGGTGAGAACAGCAGTGGCCTGCAGCAGCTGGCCTACCACACTGTGAATCGCCGCTACCGCGAGTTCCTCAATCTGCAGACACGTCTGGAGGAGAAATCAGATCTACGGAAGTTCATCAAAA acgTAAAGGGTCCTAAAAAGCTCTTTCCAGATCTTCCATTTGGAAACATGGATAGTGACAGAGTAGAAGCCCGTAAGAGCCTCCTGGAATCCTTTCTAAAG CAACTCTGTGCCATTCCAGAGATCGCTAACAGTGAGGAGATACAGGAGTTCCTTGCTCTGAACACAGATGCTCGTATTGCCTTTGTCAAGAAACCATTCATGGTGTCCAGAATAGACAAG ATGGTGGTGAGTGCTATCGTGGACACCTTGAAGACAGCATTTCCTCGCTCTGAACCCCAGAGTCCCACAGAAGAGCTGAGTGAGGCCGAGACAGAAAGCAAGCCCCAGACAGAAGGCAAGAAGACTAGCAA GTCCAGGCTGAGGTTCTCATCCAGTAAGATTGCTCCAGCACTGAATATAACTGAAGCACCTGAGAAGATTCTCTATTGTTTCCAGGAAGGCAGTGTG GAGTCAGAGATCCTATCCATGTCTGGGATGGAGTCCTTTATTGAAAAACAGACAAAGTTACTAGAAATGCAGCCAGCAGAAGTCCCAGAAAAAGACCGTGAACAAATCCCCAAAGGTTGTGTGGATGGTTACTTGTCAGATCCAGCCGTGCCAGCCCAAGACCTCAGCACCAGTGATCCAG GAACAGAGACAGAGCTAGCTGACACAGCCCTGGATCTGCTCCTCTTGCTGCTAATGGAACAGTGGAGATGGCTGTGTACAGAAAACATGCAAAAAGTTCTTCGTCTTGTCTTTGGGACCCTAATTCAGAG